ATCATCCTTAGAACCGTCATCCACAATCAAAATTTCCACTAAATCTCCGCCCTCTAAAAGAGAGTCTACACAATTTCTCATATAATCCTGTGAGTTGTAACAAGGCACAGCAATGGATAATAACTTCATCTAAAAGTCCTCCTCAATGTACTTTCTATATGCTGAAAACGCAGAAGGAATAGGATATTTCTTTTTTGAATTTTTTTTGTCTGCAAATATCAATTCTCCCACTTGTTTTTCTTCCGTAGATGCCACTTTAATCAAATATCCCTTCATGTGCCATTCTACATGAGAAAAAATATGCTTTGAGCTTCCTGCCTCTTTAATATAAACAGGCATCAGCTTCATGTCCTCTACACAGCGTATGGCTTCCTCTCGAGTCAGGTAGCCCGCTCTGTTCGGAAGCTCATAAAGTCCTGCCAAAAGCCCGCTTTCGGGACGCTTTTGTATGGCAAATTCTTGTCCGTTTTGAATAATCAATACGGTTTTTTCTTCTATTTTTCTGGGCTTTTTTGCCGCCTTTTTCGGATATTCCAAAACAGTATCATGGGCTCTTGCCATGCAAAATTCTGCCACAGGACAACATTCACATTTTGCCATACCATTAGGCACACAAACCGTTGCCCCAAGCTCCATTAAGCTTTGATTAAAAGCGCCGGGAGCATGAACAGGCATGATTTTTTCCAAATTTTTTTCCATTTCCCGCTTTGTAGACTGTTTTAAAATATCAGAGGGATTTTCCGTAATTCTGGTAATCACACGAAGTACATTCCCATCTACCGCAGGCTTTGAAATTCCGTAAGCAATGGATGCAACTGCCCCTGCCGTATAGCTTCCAATTCCCGAAAGGCTTAACAGTTTTTCATAATCAGCCGGCAGCTTTCCGTCATAAAATTCCATCACTTCTCTGGCTGCTTTCTGCATATTTTTCACTCGATTATAATATCCAAGCCCTTCCCAGAGCTTCAACAATCTTTCTTCCGGACACTCTGCCAAATCCTTAATTTCAGGTAATGCTTCTATAAATCTTGCGTAATAACCCTTTACCGCTTCTACTCTGGTTTGCTGAAGCATAATCTCTGAAATCCACACATGGTAAGGGGTAGATTCATCTCTCCATGGTAAGCTTCTTTTATTCTTCTCATACCAGATAAGCAAAGGCTCTACAATCTGTTCTAACATATTTGCTCCTGTTTGTTTTCTGTTTTCAGTATATTTTTATTCTAAGTAAACCCTAACAGGTTTTGCAAGATTTATCAAGTCTTTTCTTACAATACAATCGTATGCGAGAATATGAACGCCTGCTTTTTCTGCTGTTTTTAATGCCTCGGCAAATTCAGGATGCGTATCACGATTAGGTGTAAAATAATCCACATTTTCCATCTGAATAACAAATATCAGATACGCTTCATATCCCTCTTTTATACATTTTTCCAGCTCCTGTATGTGTTTTACTCCTCGCTGTGTAGGTGCATCGGGAAATCTTACAACATTATTTTCCTCCAGCGTAACTCCCTTTACTTCCATGAAAATTTTTCTTTCTCCGCTTTCTATATACAAGTCAAATCGAGAATTTCCGTACACAACTTCCCGCCGAACTTTTGCTTCCTTTCCAAAGAGATTTCCCTCTTTTAACCATTCCTCTACTACCTTATTTGGAATTTGTGAGTCCATGTTAATCAGACGATTTCCCTTTTCCACTGCAATTAAATCATACTTTGTTTTTCGCTTTGGATTATCACTTTCCTCCAAAAAAACAAGGGCGCCGGGAACTAATAATTCCCGACAGCGCCCTGTATTTTTCACATGGCAGACTTCCTCTTTTCCGTTTATTTCCACATGGGCAATAAACCGATTTGGACGTTTCTGAAAAATCCCCTGTTCTACCTTGTTATATTTCATAGCTCTGTTTCCTCTGTCAATCCTTCGTATATTTCTTTTACACTTTTAAAAATGTAAGTGGGCTCTACTTCTCCCTGCAAAATATCTTCCATAGAAGCTTCACCGGAAAGCACGCAGATGGTATCCACCTGGGCATTTGCTCCTGTTTTAATATCCGTATACAGCCTGTCACCTACGATTACCGCATCTTCTCTCTTGCAGTTTAACTTCTTCAATACGCAGTTTACCATAATCGGCTCCGGTTTTCCGATAAAAAACGGTTCTTTTCCTGTGGCATTTTTCAACATGATGCTCATGGAACCGCAATCCGGAATATAACCAAAGCTTACAGGACAAACTAAGTCCGGATTGGTTGCCAGATATGCCACATCTCTTCCAAGCATGATACAAGTGTTTCGGATTTTCTCGGATGTATTTTCTGTATCAAAGCCTAAAAGTACCACGCCTGCACGCTCATCCACCTCTGTAACGACCTCTATTCCTGCTTCCCGAAGCTCCTTTATTAAAGACTTCGTTCCCATGCAGTAAACCACCTGATTGGGATAATTTTCTTTTAGATACATAGCTGTTGCCTGACCGGAGGTATAAAAGTTTTCATACTCTGCTTTTATCCCCATAGCCCGTACCTTTTGTACATAATCTTCTACGGATTTTGAAGAATTATTGGTAATGAACACATATTGTCCGCCCCGTCTTTCAATCTCTTCAAGGAATTCCAATGTTCCGTCAAAAATTTCATTTTCATTATAAATCGTTCCATCCATATCTAAAAGATACAAGGTTTTTTCTTTCAATTTATTTGCAGATTTTCCGGTATAATCCAGCATTTATTTCTCCTCTTTCAGCCGATTACCTGTGCTCAACATTTTTTGTTGCAATAAGCGCTACCCCCGTACCTCCTATATTTTCTAAGATAATATCTCCGATTTTTACAGGTGCCTGTACGGTAATATTTTTCAAACCGGCTGCACATTCTCTGATTTTATTTTTTGGAATATCGGAGGCAGTTTTTACAGAAACAACAGGAAGCTTTCCATCTGTAACCATTACACTGGATGTGAGAATTCTGGTTGGATTTATAACTTCCTTTTCCCCATAGGTTTTCCCTTTTGGACATGTATTCCCTTCCACTTTTATTACTTTTTCTCCGTCTAAGGTAACGGTGAGAGAACATCCCAAAGGACAGTTAATACAAGTTAATTCCCTGACATTCATCCTTATGCTTCCTCCAATTTCATAATAATTTTATCGAATTTCAATCCCTGTGTCAAATCTGATTTTTTTAAAACAATCTGCTCCATTTCTCCAGGTGCTGTCTTTTTTTTCTTCTTATGTACAATACGTTTATCTCCTAAATAAACATTTATATATACGTTCTCATATACTTTTCCCACACGAAATCGTACAATCAGACTGTCTTCCATATTCTCCAGCCGAAGCTTTTGCGGCACAGTATAGCGAATACCTCCTTCCGGACAAATGGCAATGACATTTTCTTCCTCCTGTAACTCTTTTCCGTAGAGAAATGCAGCTGCCTGCTGCCCTGCCTTCTTTGCTTCTTCTGAAACATAATCTACTAAATCGTGGACATGAAGTACATTTCCACAGGCAAAAATTCCTTTTACACTTGTCTCCAGACTTTCATTTACCACAGGACCGGAGGTGACTTTTGAAAGCTCAATTCCTGCTTTTGCAGACAATTCATTTTCCGGAATTAAACCGCAGGATAAAAGCAATGTATCACAGGAATAAAACTCCTCTGTCCCTGGAATTGGCTTACGATTTTCATCTACCTGTGCCAGAGTAACGCCTGTCACTCTCTCCTTCCCATGGATTTCTACTACGGTATGACTGAGTTTTAAGGGAATGTCAAAATCTTCCAGACACTGCACAATATTTCGT
The DNA window shown above is from Blautia hansenii DSM 20583 and carries:
- a CDS encoding DUF1667 domain-containing protein: MNVRELTCINCPLGCSLTVTLDGEKVIKVEGNTCPKGKTYGEKEVINPTRILTSSVMVTDGKLPVVSVKTASDIPKNKIRECAAGLKNITVQAPVKIGDIILENIGGTGVALIATKNVEHR
- a CDS encoding NAD(P)/FAD-dependent oxidoreductase — encoded protein: MQEYELIIVGGGPAGLAAAISAKENGIEKLLILERDYELGGILNQCIHNGFGLHTFKEELTGPEYAQRFIEQVFEKNIPYKLNTMVLDIEDCGEEKVVTAVNKEDGFMSLKTKAVILAMGCRERPRGALNIPGYRPAGIYTAGTAQRLVNMEGMMPGKEVVILGSGDIGLIMARRMTLEGAKVKVVAELLPYSGGLQRNIVQCLEDFDIPLKLSHTVVEIHGKERVTGVTLAQVDENRKPIPGTEEFYSCDTLLLSCGLIPENELSAKAGIELSKVTSGPVVNESLETSVKGIFACGNVLHVHDLVDYVSEEAKKAGQQAAAFLYGKELQEEENVIAICPEGGIRYTVPQKLRLENMEDSLIVRFRVGKVYENVYINVYLGDKRIVHKKKKKTAPGEMEQIVLKKSDLTQGLKFDKIIMKLEEA
- the mutY gene encoding A/G-specific adenine glycosylase — encoded protein: MLEQIVEPLLIWYEKNKRSLPWRDESTPYHVWISEIMLQQTRVEAVKGYYARFIEALPEIKDLAECPEERLLKLWEGLGYYNRVKNMQKAAREVMEFYDGKLPADYEKLLSLSGIGSYTAGAVASIAYGISKPAVDGNVLRVITRITENPSDILKQSTKREMEKNLEKIMPVHAPGAFNQSLMELGATVCVPNGMAKCECCPVAEFCMARAHDTVLEYPKKAAKKPRKIEEKTVLIIQNGQEFAIQKRPESGLLAGLYELPNRAGYLTREEAIRCVEDMKLMPVYIKEAGSSKHIFSHVEWHMKGYLIKVASTEEKQVGELIFADKKNSKKKYPIPSAFSAYRKYIEEDF
- the sfsA gene encoding DNA/RNA nuclease SfsA; translated protein: MKYNKVEQGIFQKRPNRFIAHVEINGKEEVCHVKNTGRCRELLVPGALVFLEESDNPKRKTKYDLIAVEKGNRLINMDSQIPNKVVEEWLKEGNLFGKEAKVRREVVYGNSRFDLYIESGERKIFMEVKGVTLEENNVVRFPDAPTQRGVKHIQELEKCIKEGYEAYLIFVIQMENVDYFTPNRDTHPEFAEALKTAEKAGVHILAYDCIVRKDLINLAKPVRVYLE
- a CDS encoding HAD-IIA family hydrolase, encoding MLDYTGKSANKLKEKTLYLLDMDGTIYNENEIFDGTLEFLEEIERRGGQYVFITNNSSKSVEDYVQKVRAMGIKAEYENFYTSGQATAMYLKENYPNQVVYCMGTKSLIKELREAGIEVVTEVDERAGVVLLGFDTENTSEKIRNTCIMLGRDVAYLATNPDLVCPVSFGYIPDCGSMSIMLKNATGKEPFFIGKPEPIMVNCVLKKLNCKREDAVIVGDRLYTDIKTGANAQVDTICVLSGEASMEDILQGEVEPTYIFKSVKEIYEGLTEETEL